GCACCTGTTGCATATACTTTGGCCTTGGCCGGAAAAAAAGTAGTTGTGCTGGAAAAAGGGCCCTGGTTCAAAAAAGAAGATTTCTTCAAAGATGAACTGGGATGCTGTCGCAGAAGTGTTTTTACTCCAAACCTAAGCGATGAACAACATGTTATCGAAGAAGAATATGATGATGGCAGTTGGCGTGGTGAACCTACATTCGATTCCGGTTGGGATTTCTGGAATGGCAATATGGTCGGTGGTTCATCAAACCTGATGAGCGGTTATTTTCATCGTATGAAGCCAAAGGATTTTCGTTTGCTTTCAGAATTTGGTCCAATCGATGGAGCAAATATAGTTGACTGGCCGATCTCTTACAGCGATATGGAGCCGTATTTTGAAATGGTTGAAAGGATAGTCGGGGTTTCCGGGAAAGTTATCCAACATCCGCATCTGGAACCAAGATCAACAAATGATTTTCCTTACCCTCCTTTGGCTGTAAATGAAGTTTCTTCCTGGATTGATAAGGCCGGTTCCGAATTGGGATACAATGTAATCCCAACAGCCCGTGCAATTTTATCGCAACCCGTTGAAGGGCGTAATTCCTGTTATTACTCAAATTATTGTGGGTCTTACGGTTGTTCCAGCGGGGCGAAAGGAAGCGCAAGAGAGGCTTTGTTAAATAAGGCAATTGCCAGCGGTAACTGCGAAATACGTCCATTTTCCAAAGTTTATAAAATATCTACAGATGCAAAAGGGAAAATCAACGGTGCCTTTTATTATGATAAAAATGGCAAAAAACAAATCGTTGATGCCAAGAAATATGTAGTTGCCTGCCAGGCCATTGAATCTTCAAGACTGATGATGGCTTCAACCGGATCGAAGTTTACAAATGGCCTTGCAAACAGTTCCGGCCAACTTGGCAAAAATTTAATATTTTCCGGAGGAGGTTCAGGACAAGGTGATTTTATTTTAGGTGATTTTACGGAAGATCAAATCCGTTCTCTAAAGACACCGGGGCTTTTTGTAAACCGTGCTTTACAGGATTGGTATTATTTTGATGACAAAGAGTTTGGCGGACACACAAAAGGCGGAACGATTGATTTTTTGTGGAAACATGCCAACGGGATTGCCCGAGCAAATGGTTTAAAAAGAGATGGAGATGGCTATCTCGTCTGGGGAAAACCGTTAAAGAGGAAACTGGAAAACTATTTTAAAAATGGTCAATATTTACGTTTTGAAGTTTTTAATGATTGGCTTCCTACAGATAATTGTTTTGTTTCTTTAGACCAGGATGTGAAAGACAAGTGGGGCAATCCGGTTGCCAAATTTCGAATTGGATATCACCAGCAGGATGCAAAAGTGGGGCGTTTTTTGGCTGATAAAGCAGAAAAAGTTCTTAAGCAGATGGGAGCAAGAAATATAAGATCCGGTATTAGTGGATCTCCGCCACCAAATTTGCAGGCTGGTGGATGCCGTTTTGGAGATGATCCGTCAACATCTGTTTTGAATGCTGAATGCCGTGCCCATGATGTGGAAAACCTTTTTGTAACGGATGGTAGTTTTATGCCAACCGGCGGGAGCGTACCATACACCTGGACAATCTATGCCAATTCATTTCGTGTAGCAGAAATAATTAAAAATGAAATTTAAAAACTGTAAGTCGTTGTGGCGGGTTTAATTAGAATCCTTCAGTTTTAATTCTTTAATTAATTCGGTGATTATTAAGGAGTAAGTCCCTGTTTCATTTTGAATTTTTAGCTTATCTTTTTCGATAATAAAATCATCCATATCTGCGATAGTTTTAATTCTGGCACAAACTCCGGTTTCGATATCTATTATAAATATCCTTGTGGCTGTATCAGGAGTTAGATTTTGCTGTAAAAACAAAAAATTACCATATAGTTGCAATTTATTTACCGACTCCCATCTTAGTTTTGCCGGCCCACCTAACAGATCATAATCGTTTACAAATAACCAGCCATACAATTCTTTCTTTTTAATAATGACAGAGTGTGAGGTTTTAAATACTTTGTAAGTTTGATTGCTATCAGCAAAAACCAAACTATCACCTGTGGAATTTCTATAATGATTGTGTGCGTAATAAATCAACCAGGAATCTCTTCCGGAATTTTCCATTTCTGTGTAATAAATATTGGGTAGTTTTACGGAGCCTTCCAGCCATTTTATTTTAGGGAAAATAACCAGATCAATATATTTATTAGTTTTGGGTGAACGGCTGAATTGGTTGGCTTTTAGAATCCATTTTAAAGATGGATCAGCAGAATCTCTTTTTGCCGGTAAAAGATGCTTTTTAAAAGTTTCTAAAAAAGATTTATTTTTGTTTTCTAATAAGGCAGGTGGAATTGCCACTATATTTTTTATGTTGCAGAAGCAGCCAGAAGTGTTTATTTCAAATTTCTCATTTGTAAAACCATTTGTAATAATACAATATTTCCCACCAAAACCACTTCCGCTTTCAGATCAAAACAGTAAAGTGTCAACTATTTCATCACTATTAAAATCTTCATTTAAAATTGTAACCTGCTGGCCGTTAACACCAAGTGGAATTATCCAAAATATTAAATATTGTAAGGCTTTTTGGGGGAGAAGATTCATATCAGATGTTTTGTTGTACCTTTTATTGCGGGTGGTTTTTCTCAAGAAAACTTGGCTGAAGAACTTATTCAACTAATTCAAAATCATTTTTTTCTAATTCATACCCGTTGACAATAAGGGCAAGTTGGTGTAAACCCGGATAAAGCTTCCGGGTTGTAATAACCTTAAAATGCTGTTTTCTTTTTATGGTTGAGGATGAGTTATTGGGATAATTTTTTTCGCTTATTGAAAATACTTTTTTTGAGAGGCTTCCATTCGACTTTTGGTAATAAATAGCGTATTCCAGCCTAATTTTGGAAATCGATTTACTTGCATTAACAAGTTGGAATTCAAAATCCAGCGAGCCGCCTACCTTAACTACTGGAGTTAAAATCTTCAGATCTTTGATTTTAATTTCTTCTATGGATCCAAAACCAAATAATTCCAGAACCTGTTGATTCCCCTGTTTTAACAATGTTCGGCAAGCATGCTTTATAAGCCAATCGGTTTCTTTTGATTCACCCTGCCATTTTTTAACGAGGTTAATCACAATATCTGCATTGTCTTTTGAAATATCGTTTAAATTATTGGCTACACTCCGTCTTACAGATTCTGAGTTATCATTTCTTAAGTTTTCAAGAATAGGCAGGATTGGTGACGGATTCTCCTTAAACGCAGGAATTGCGATGGCCCATGGCAATCTTGGCCTGCAGCCTTCTGAGGCGAGGCGCCTGACAGATGGGTGTTTATGTTTTGACCATTTTAACATTTGATCAATCATTTTTTGGGGATACATAATTATAAACGGACGAACAGCAAACTCACAACTTGTGAACTGAGTAATCACTTCAAATGCATTAATTGAAGTATCATAATTGTCAAGACCGTACTGTTCAATAAAATCAGGGAATAACATGTATTCAAAGCTGTCTTTTGGGGCCCCATATTTTTGCAGCATTTCTATGCCACCGATTATTGAATTGATTTTTTCTGCATAGTCGCCTTTAAGATGGGTTTTTAAAGCGGTTGCAATATGGCGCATCCTTTGTTTTAATTCTTTATCACCCCAATCTTTATCATAAATTTGATCTAAAAAAACTTCTTTGGTAAAACCAGGAACAACCTCTGAAAATGCATTTGTAAAGTTTTCAAAGAATTTCTGATTGTAAATATTTTTTAATAACTCAGCCATTTATTTAGAGGTTACTCCAGAACTTAAAAAATTCAAGATTATATTTTGTTATGCTAATTCTTCGAACCTCTTCAAAGCTTCATCCAGTTTGCTAACATCTTTACCGCCTGCAGAAGCCATATGCGGTTTTCCGCCACCACCACCACCGGCAGTTATGGCAACTTCACGAACAAGATCACCAGCTTTATATTTTTTTAGAAGATCATCACTCACAAGAGCAACAAAAGCAAGCTTGTCACCATTTACACTGGCAATTAGCCCGATTGTGTTTTTAACTTTTTCACGCAATTTGTCACCTAAGTCTTTCAGAGATTTCATATCAACATTGTCAACTTTGTGGATAAGCACTTTTACTGAGTTTATTTCTTTTGCTGAATTTATTATTCCATTAAGATCGCCACTGAGCTGATCAGACTTTGTTTGGGCAAGCTCTTTCTCCAGATTTTTCTTATCATCCAACAAAGATTGCACCTTTACATTAATTTCGCTTTCAGGGCTATTAAGCAATTGCCCAATTTCACTCACACGGCTGCGGGTACTTTGGAAATATTGTACTGCCTTTGGCCCGGTGATGGCTTCAATCCGGCGTACACCGGCTGCTATTCCTTCCTCTGTAGTAATTATAAAAGGTCCTATTTCGCCGGTACCATTTACATGTGTACCACCACACAATTCAAGACTGTAATCGCCTACTTTTACTGTCCGAACGATATCACCATATTTTTCTCCAAACAGAGCCATAGCGCCTTCGGCTTTAGCTTCTTCAATATTTTTCCAGGCAATTTCCAGGTGTGTGTCTTTTTGGATTTGTTCATTAACAATTTGCTCAATTTTGCCTATTTCCTGCGGGGTTACTTTTTCAAAGTGTGTAAAATCAAATCGCAAACGATCGGGTTCGACCAAGGAACCGGACTGGTGTACATGATCACCCAAAACCTGTTGCAAAGCAGCTTGTAATAAATGGGTCGCTGTATGGTTTTTAATTGTTCTTCTTCTTTCAGAATCATTTATTTGTGCATAAACTTTATCAGAGGTCGGATTAAATTCTCCTTTACTTTCACAAATGTGGATTATAGCGTTGCCTTCTTTTTGAGTATCTAAAATATCCAAAGTAAACCCATCGCCTTCAAGTGTTCCCTTATCCCCAACTTGCCCACCGGATTCAGCGTAAAATGGGGTTTTTAATAGTCGTAAATTTATAGTTTTTCCATCTTTATGGTAACGGCTGATGTGTGAATTAATAGTTGTTTCTTCATACCCCACAAATTCAGAATCATCGCCATCATTCATAACAACCCATTCATCGGTGCTAACAGTTTGCGATGTGAATTTTGCAGCAGCACGGGCACGTTTCCGCTGGTTGTTCATTTCTTTTTCAAAACCAGCCATATCAATAGCAAGATTGTTTTCATCGGCCATAAGACGAGTCAGATCAACTGGAAAGCCGAAAGTATCGTACAATTTAAACACCTCCGTACCGGGAATTATGTTTTCATTATTTTGAGATAGCTGTTTAACTATTTTAGCAAAGATTTCCAAACCTCGATCCAGAGTGCGATTAAAATGTTCTTCTTCGGCCCGGATAACTTTTATAACATGATCCTTGCGTTCTTTTAATTCAGGATATGCATCACCCATGTGTTTTACCAATCCAGGTACAAGTTTATATAGAAAGGGCTCATGCAAATTTAAATTACGACCATATCTCGCTGCTCTGCGTAGGATCCGGCGCATAACATATCCACGTCCCTCATTAGAAGGCAGGCCGCCATCAGCAATTGAAAAGGTAAGCATTCTGATATGATCGGCGATTACCCGGAAAGCAATCTGCTCTTTAGATGTGATATAACTTTCCCCGACAAGCTTGCCTATTTCATTTAAAATGGGCATAAACACATCTGTGTCGTAATTGGAGTTTTTGTTTTGCATTACTGCAACAATACGTTCAAAGCCGGCGCCGGTATCAACATGCTTGGCTGGCAAGGAAGTAAGTGTCCCACTTTCATCACGATTATACTGAATAAATACAAGGTTCCAGATTTCAATTACCTCCGGAACCCCGGCATTAACCAGTTTACCGCCTGACAAATCCGGTGTTAAATCAATATGGATTTCAGAGCATGGTCCGCATGGTCCTGTTGCACCCATTTCCCAAAAATTATCTTCTTTGCTACATTGCAAAATATGTGATGGATCAATATCTGTCATTTCTTTCCACAAGTTTTCAGCTTCATAATCTGCTTCAAGTCCATCGCCTTTGTCACCACCAAAAACGGTTGCATACAATCTTTCTTTCGGAAGTTTCCAAACTTCAGTCAACAATTCCCAGGCCCAGGCAATTGCTTCTTTTTTGTAATAATCACCAAAAGACCAGTTACCTAGCATTTCAAAAAAAGTATGATGGTATGTATCGTGTCCCACTTCTTCAAGGTCATTATGTTTTCCGCTTACGCGAATACATTTTTGGGAGTTTGCAGCTCGTTTAAAATCCCGCTCACCTTTTGCAAGGAAAACATCCTTAAACTGATTCATACCGGCGTTGGTAAATAACAGGGTAGGATCGTCTAAAGGAACAACAGAAGCGCTTTGAACAAACGTATGTTGTTTATCCTTAAAAAAATCTATAAATTGTTTGCGTATTTCATTTGAAGTCATGGATTCCCCATTTTATTTTAGATAATTCTTTATTAATTTTCTTTAGTTACGATAATAAGGACTGTATATTTTCGATCATTTTAGAAAGAACTCTAAGACAATTTTAAAAAAGCTGAAAATAACAAAACTATAATTTTACTACAACACGTTTTAATGGCGACATAAACATGGGTGACGAAAAAAAAACGATTCTGTACATAGATGATGATTATCAGGCCGGTTTATTGTGTAAAGTTTTTCTGGAGAAAGCGGGTTTTCTTGTGGAAATTGTTTTAAATACAATTGAAGCACGCAAGGTTTTGTCTGAGAAAAAAATTGATATGGTAATAACGGATATTGGACTTCCCGGTGAAAATGGCGTTGAATTTTATAAATGGATGATGACATCGAAATACAATAATATGCCTGTTTTAATAGTTTCTGCACATGCAATGGGCTTTAGTGAAGTATTAACTGAACACCGCGATATTTTCTTTGAAAAACCTATTTTCTTTCCAACATTTATTGATAAAATTAAAGAAGTTTTTAATTCTAAAAAATAGCCTGTCTTTGCTTATACAAATATCTTAATGGGCTGTTGCACTCCAACTGACACATCATATGATTTCAAACGTTGGATTAGAGGATCTGTAAGCTCTGTATCTTTTGCTACAAGCATTTTTCCTTGTAAACTAATAATATTTTGATTTGTTAACATATTTGATTTTAATTGTGCCAGTGCAAGTGTTTTTTGCATCCTTTCTTTTTCACTAATTTGAACATGCTCCAATAAATCCACAACCTTGGGGTTATATTTACTTTTATCTCTTTTAAGTATGGACATGGCTGAAGGTTTCGAAATACCCCGGAAAATCATTTCATCAAAACCCAAAACAACTTTCAAAATTTGGGATGATAAAACTATAAATTTTTGAACTGGAGCAAGTGGCGTGCTAATTTTTTGATGTTCGCTGAAGTCCGTATTTTGATTTCGAATGATTTGTGATACATCCTCTAGTCTTGGTATTTGTTTTATTAATTGCGCACCGATTTCCGGGTGTTCTGCAAGCATATTTCGCTCTTTTGCTGATAACTCTTCCTGATGATATACTTTTTCCAGAATATGGTTGGGCAGTGTTACAAAACCAATTTGTGATAACATAGCTGCCATGTCCAGTTTCCAAATATTATTCAGTTTCAACAATCTGGCGATTTGGTTTACATATCTTTTTACCCGGTTAGCACGACCGAAAGCAGCAGGATTTACCATCCCTAAAATCTCTGTCAAAACATTTATCGAATTTTTCAATGTTTTTTCTAGCAATTCCTTTTCGCCTGTAAGAAGTTGGTTTTGGCGGATAGCCTCATGGAGAGCACTTATAAGTGCTTCATTGGAGCAAGGTTTAGTTAGGAACCTAAATATGCTCCCATGGTTTACAGCATCAATGGCGTTTTCAATATTTGCATAGCCGGTTAATAGAATTCGAGAGCTATCCGGGGAAATTTTCTTAACTTCGGCTAAAAATTCACTACCTTTCATTTTTGGCATTTGCATATCGCTTACGACTACTGCAAAAGGGCCTTGGTTTTTTATTATTTCTAAACCTTCATGTCCTCCTGGGGCAGTGGTAATAGAGAATTCCCGTCTCAAATTTCGTTTAAATGAAGACAATACATTTTCTTCATCATCTACAAATAAGATTTTTTTATTCATCATTTCCTCTATTGTAAATTGTTGTACAGAGGGATAGCCATTGTTCATGATTATCCTTGTATCTTTTATCCAAAAGAACACTCTTATTTATTTCCTCTAGCGGTAAACCTTGATTTTTATTATGGAGCTTTTGCGCATAAACATCGGCAACATGGGTGGCTAAAGTTAAAATATTTATTTCATCATCATGAGTATTTTGCAAATGATGGTAGGCTACAGCTTCAGTTACCTGGTCGGAGAATCCCCATAACCCAACAAGATATGCTCCTACCTCCGCATGCGATGAACCCAAAAAATGATATTCTCCTTCGGATATTGATAGCTGGTTTATGAAAGAATGGTCGTAGGCTTTTTTGTATTTTTGTGGAACCTGGCTGGCGAGTATGATCATTCCAATGTCATGCAGTAATCCAATCGTGAAAGCTGATTCTTGCAGTTCTTTGTCTTTTGTGAAATCATAAACTATCTCTCCGGTAAACAGCCCGACCAGAAAACTATGTTGCCATAACTCATCCAGAGAAATTGAAATCTGGTCTTGGCTTGGGAATTGTGAAAATACTTTAACGGAAAGAACAAGGGTCCGGATCATATTCATTCCTAAGAGAGATACAGATTGTTCAATATTTGAAATTTTATTACTGAAACCAAAAAAAGATGAATTTATAAGTTTTAATATTTCGGCCGTCATCGAAACATCTTTTTTAATGATTTGCGCGACATCCGTTAATGAAGAATCTTGTTCGTTCAATTTGTCAATTATTTCGATATATAATGTCGGTAAACTAGGGAGGGTTTCGATTTGGGATATTAAATCAGTAACGTTCTCATTTTTTAGAAGATCACGTAAATCCAATGCTTTCTGAATTGTATGTTTAAGTTCATTTGGATTACACGGCTTTGATAAAAATTGATGAGCCGGTTTAACCGACTTAAGGATCATTTCTTTATCTGATTGCCCGGATAAAATGATACGTACCACATTTGGATGCGAGTTTTTTACGTTTTCTAAAAGTTCAGCACCATCCATACCAGGCATACGCATATCAGAAACAATTACATCAATTTCATGGTTTGATAATAATTCCAATGCTTCATAACCACTGTTAGCAAAGTGCATTTGCCATTCTCTTCTAAAAGATCGGAGCATTCGTTTTAATCCCTGAAGGATATGCGGTTCATCATCTACAAATAGTATTTGTTTCATTTTACCTCTAAATTTAATTTTGATGCAAAGGGAAAAATATTTTGAATGTTGTGCCATTTCCTGGGTTACTTGAAATAATTAAACTTCCAGAATGGTTTTTTATAATTTTTTGTACTATAGACAACCCAAGGCCGGTACCTTCCTGACTCCTTTTAATTGAAGACATATTATTAATAATTCTTTTCATAAATTCCTCATCCATCCCGGGCCCATTGTCTGAAACTTCCAAAAGTGTCCAGCTCTTTGCGGTACTTAGATCGGGCTCGATTTGGTTATTTAATAATGAGATGTTTATTCGGCCATCATTATTCATAGCTTTTGCTGCGTTTAAGCAAAGATTCATAATTATTTGAAAAACTTGAGTATAATCTGCCATAATAAACAAGCTGTCTTCAGGTAGTGAATAATTTATATCAATCTTTTTAGAAAGTGTTATTTTTAATAAATCAACCGACTCGGCAATTAGTCCGTTGAGGGAAACCTTTTCAAAAGTTGTATCTTTTTTCTTCACAAAATTTAAAATTTGTTGAATTATTTTCTGCCCGTGGCCCGAGGCAGTTTGGATCTTTTCAGTCCGTGCTTTTATGGCAGGGTTATCCTGGCCCAACATTTCCAGGAGTTGGTTGTAGTTCGAAATCACAGTTAAAATATTGTTAAAATCATGAGCAACACCGGATGTCATCAGTCCAATAACTTCCATTTTTTGAGACTGAATTAGCTGCTGTTCTAACATTATATTTTGGGTACATATCTCATCTTTAAAAGATTTTAAACGAATTGCATTATTTAATCTGGCTAGCAAGTCCTCTCTTTGTATTGGCTTGTTTAAAAGGTCCGTTGCATCAAGGTTTAACGCACAATGTTTTAATTCCTTATCATTTACACCTGTTATCATAATAAATTCTGGGCTTTTTTCATTTAAGTGTAATTTTACTTTCTCAAGTAATTGCAGACCATTTATCCCAGGCATTTTTACATCAGAAACAACAATATCATAATTTGATTCGAATATTTTTTCTTTTGCAAGCTCGGCATCTGTAAAAAATTCAAGATTCCATTTATCTTTTTTATCTCTGAGCAATCTTTTAATGCCATCTAAAATATTCTGCTCATCGTCCACAAAAAGAATGTTTATTTTTTTATTTTGTAATTCTATTTCGTCCATTTTTTTTCGACTCGTATAAAAGTTTATCTGTTTTGTTTAAAAACTGTTTAGCCGTTTCACCGGAATATTGTTTTAGCCCGCCACTAATTGTCACTTTGATTAACTCATTTTTAAATTCCAGTGACTTAATTCTTTGCCTAAACCGTTCAGCAGCTTTATAAGCTGTTTCTAATGAGGTTTCGGTAAATATAACCAGGAACTCTTCACCGCCGTACCGACCCAAAAAATCGGTTGCCCGTATCGACATTTGCAAACTATCAGCAACGGTGGCTAATACATTGTCACCTTCCAAATGGCCAAATGTATCGTTCACATTTTTAAAGTGGTCGATATCAAGAAGCAAAATTGATAGATCCTGCTTATATCTTTTTACACGATTTATTTCTTCAGATAATTTATCTTCAATGAAACTTTTATTAAAAAGGCCGGTCAATCCGTCCAAGTTTGCTTTATTTAAAAGGTTGTTTAATTCATTATATTTTTGAATACCTTCAGCAATTGCCTGAATTAAATCATCAGAATTACAGGGCTTCATAAGGTATTTAAATATTTGTCCTTTGTTAAGTGCATTTACAACAGTCTCAAGTTTCGGATTTCCGGATAATACCAGTCGAGAAACAAGTGGGTGTGTTTTTTGAATAATTTCGAAAAATTCTACTCCGTTCATTCCTGGCATCATAATATCTGAAACAATTACAGTTGCAGTATTATCTGAAAGCAATTTGAAAGCATCATCTGTGTTGGATGCAAAAAGCATACTCCATTTTTGTTCATAAAAATGAAGTGTTCTTTTTATACTATCTAAAAAAAACTCATCGTCATCAATAAATAGAATAACAGGATTCATAGTCTCATTGTGTTTCGTCTTGAAAAAGTAGTTTTCCTTATTCTTCTCAATTTTAAACTCAAATTTTCAATTGAGTTTTTAGTTATTTCATCTTTGAAATAGCAATGCCTGTTTTTTACTAAGCAATTTTTATTGTTTAATTTAAACAGGAAGTTTTATAATAAATGTAGTTCCTTTATCTTTCTCAGTTTCAAACTTAATGGATCCATTATGTTTTTTTGTAATGACATCATGTGAAATTGCGAGACCCTGTCCAGTACCTTTGCCCACTTCTTTTGTTGTATAAAAAGGATCAAAAATATTTGGTTGGGCTTTTTCTGGTATTCCGGTGCCACTGTCTTTTATTCTAATTTCTACTTCTTTTTCAAGTAGATGTGTGGAAATATTAATTATCCCCTTCGTCTCGCCGGTTTTTTTTAGGGCATCTGAAATTGCATGTGCGGCATTAATAATCAAGTTTAGAATTACCTGATTAAATGCATCTGGGATACACGGTATGGGTGGTAAGTTTTCATCAAACTCAGTGATTATCTCAGAAACATATTTCCATTCATTCCGGCAAACAGTAATTGTATTTTGAATTGATTTATTTATATCAATTGATGTTTTTTCTTTGGCTCCTGGATGTGAAAATTCTTTCATTGCGCGGACTATTTTTGAAACACGAGAAACCCCTTCTAATGATTGGTCTATTGCCAGGGGAACCTCTTCCAATAAATAACTTAAATCAATTTCTTCAATAGTCTGGTCTATTTCAGAAACTATAGGCTCCATCTCTTTTTGGCTTTTTACATTTTCTTTTAGTGTTTCAAACTGATTGATTAAATCATTAAAATCCGTAAAGGCATCTTTTAAGAAATTTGTGTTATCACCAACAAATTGGGTTGGTGTGTTTATTTCATGCGCAATCCCTGCAGCTAATTGTCCAATCGACTCCAGTTTTTGGGCCTGAGATAGTTGGCTTTCCATTATTTTCTGATCAGTAATGTCCTGGCAAATAATTAGAAAACCGGGATAAGTTTTCTTCTCTTCTACAAATGGGCTAATTGTCACATTTAAAAAGCCATTTTTTTCTTCTATTGTGGTGTATTCTATATCATGCAAGGTTAAGGTTGTATTTTGGGTTCGGCATTCACCGATACCAGAGATAATTGATGGCCAATCCCACAAAATCCCAGATTCTAATAATTTTTTATTAACCACGTTTATAAACTTTATACCAAAACTGTTTTCGGCCGCTTTATTCCATCGCACTACGCGCTCATTTTCATCCATTACAATTAAAATTGAAGGTAATGAGGCAAGCAACTGTTCATTTTCTTTATTTGCATCTTTAAGTTGTATTTCTATTCGTTCCTTCATAATAATAGAAGCAATTTGATCTGCAATAAACTCGATAAGTTCAAGATGTTTTTGAGTATATGCGTAACTGTCATTATAGCTTTGTACCACAATTAGGCCAATTATTTCATCTAAAACAACAAGCGGT
The genomic region above belongs to Calditrichota bacterium and contains:
- a CDS encoding response regulator, encoding MDEIELQNKKINILFVDDEQNILDGIKRLLRDKKDKWNLEFFTDAELAKEKIFESNYDIVVSDVKMPGINGLQLLEKVKLHLNEKSPEFIMITGVNDKELKHCALNLDATDLLNKPIQREDLLARLNNAIRLKSFKDEICTQNIMLEQQLIQSQKMEVIGLMTSGVAHDFNNILTVISNYNQLLEMLGQDNPAIKARTEKIQTASGHGQKIIQQILNFVKKKDTTFEKVSLNGLIAESVDLLKITLSKKIDINYSLPEDSLFIMADYTQVFQIIMNLCLNAAKAMNNDGRINISLLNNQIEPDLSTAKSWTLLEVSDNGPGMDEEFMKRIINNMSSIKRSQEGTGLGLSIVQKIIKNHSGSLIISSNPGNGTTFKIFFPLHQN
- a CDS encoding diguanylate cyclase yields the protein MNPVILFIDDDEFFLDSIKRTLHFYEQKWSMLFASNTDDAFKLLSDNTATVIVSDIMMPGMNGVEFFEIIQKTHPLVSRLVLSGNPKLETVVNALNKGQIFKYLMKPCNSDDLIQAIAEGIQKYNELNNLLNKANLDGLTGLFNKSFIEDKLSEEINRVKRYKQDLSILLLDIDHFKNVNDTFGHLEGDNVLATVADSLQMSIRATDFLGRYGGEEFLVIFTETSLETAYKAAERFRQRIKSLEFKNELIKVTISGGLKQYSGETAKQFLNKTDKLLYESKKNGRNRITK